The Pirellulales bacterium region GGACTGGCCGACGAGTTTTGTCAGGCCCATTAGCAACGACTCTTTGGACCGGAGCAGATCTTCGGGCGCAAGCGTCCCGCTACGATTGCGCGAGCCAAGCCACCCCCATGGGGCTCGGACACGTCCAAACGTCTTCACGAGGCACAGTGGCGAGTCGTCGCTTTCCTCGCGGCACACGGAATTCGCGCTTGGTAAGCGACCAGTCCGCGAGACACGTTGAAATCCCTTAAGATGACAGCCAGCCCGGGCAACTTCTTGCCACTGAAAGTACCTAACAACCTCGCGCACGCAATAATGGTCAATTCGTGACCACTTGTCACTCGAATTCTGCGAATATCCCCAGATTATTGGAATTCTGCCGTTATCCGCGCTCGCCTCTCTCAGGCGCCTCCGGATGTAAGCTTCGCGAAACTTCCGGATCTTCCGCCCAACGGATCGAGAAAATAGGAGCATCGTAAAGCTGGGGAGGCAGATCGAATCGCGCCGCGTAACCATTCCTGGCCTGGCGCCAGCGCAGAGCCGCCCTGTACTAAAACTATGGTAACTTAATTGTGCATGAGCGCTTGCGACTTCGAAGTCGCCCGGGCTGGCTCACTGCCGTTAACTCGTATGGCGGCGGTTCGATTCCGTCCCTGGGAGACGTATTCCGAGAGAAACTCAAGGCCTCAACGGCAAGATTGTGCCGGTTTCGGCTGGCCTAAATCGGCACCCGGACGCAGCACACCTGTCAAGCTGTTCGATGCTGCGCGTCCGCAATAGAGAGGCTGGATTCAACGACACGACGATGATTAACGCATGCCGTGAACAGCGGAGCAGTTCGTTTTCCTCAGGCTGCCATCTTCGCGCTCCGACGGGTCAACGTTACGAGTTCTGCTTGAAGTCGTCGCGAGACAGTCAAATCGCGGCGATGAAAGCGATCCCCGTTGCAGTTGTAGAACAAGATCGTGCGACCGGCGGCATCCCAGAGCGCCGAAAAACGCACGGCGCGAGGACCGTACAGAATAAAGTGCAGGCCATATGCATCGCCGTGTCGCACAAGAATTCTCTCCTGCAACCGAAACGCGCCCAGCAGACGTTGCTGGCGGTCGCAGAATGCCTTTTGAACTAAGTCACGCAGCTCGTGCAACGTCGAGATCTCTGCAACGTCGGTGGCCATTGCCAGTTTAATCCCCTGATCGCGGACAATTCGTGATAATGAAGCCACGCGTCGGCGAGACTTCAATCACGAACGTTATCGTCTGGTTAGGCGCTAGCAATTTGTCGTGAGATCGCTACAGAATGGCCGCACTTTGGCCGCTGAGCCTGCTAGCACTTTAAAGTGCGCCAAGATTTCGGGATTTGACGACGCTTAAGCCGATGGCGCTCAACGGATTCTTGCAGCGTGATGGGACGTTAATCCGCTATTGCCAGTTTCAATGCATTTGCGGGGAGCGCCACAGCGGTGGACCCTATTTGCTAGGGAATGGCTTTCGCGAATGCTGCGAGATTTACGGCAATCCAAAGGTAGTGACGCTATAACCGCCCCGCGCCAGGAATGCCCCTGGTTCGAGGTCTACGATGACGTTTCGCAGGCGGTGTCGCAGGCCCCCGAAACCAGAAGGTCCAACTGGAAATGCGACCACACCGGTCAGAAACCGGTTGCTCGGCACGCCTGCATCAATCACACTTAAGTCCTCTTTTGATGGCATTTTCGGGAACGATCGGCCGCGCTGAACGCCTTATCTCGCATGACCGACATCACACGCATTCTGACCGCAGCGGACGCGGGTGGCGCGAGCGCCGCCGACGAGCTGCTGCCGCTGGTATATGCTGAGCTGCGCCGTTTAGCGAGGCACAGGCTTACCAAGGAACACCCCGGACAGACGTTAGACGCCACGGGCCTGGTTCACGAAGCCTTTCTACGGCTCATGCCGGCTGGTCGCGCCGCCGGGCAAGAACAGCACTGGCAGGGTCGTGCCCACTTCTTTGCGGCCGCGGCCGAGGCGATGCGCCGGATCCTTGTGGAAAGTGCTCGGCGCAAGCGCAGCCTCAAACATGGCGGGAATCTGCATCGCCACTCGACCAATGATTTGCATCTGGCCGTTGAGGTACCGCCGGATGACGTGCTAGCTGTTGATGAGTCACTCGAAAGGCTGGCCGCGATCGACGCTCAGGCCGCTCAAGTCGTCAAGCTGCATTTTTTTGCGGGTATGACGCTCGACGAGGTCGCCGCTGCCTTGGAAATCTCAAGCCGCACGGCACATCGAAACTGGGCGTTTGCCCGGGCTTGTCTTGCACGAATGCTTGGCAAAACCGAGGAGTAAATTTCGTGCCGGCTGATTTCCCAAAAACTTTGGCAGCTTTTTCGAGCGG contains the following coding sequences:
- a CDS encoding ECF-type sigma factor; the protein is MTDITRILTAADAGGASAADELLPLVYAELRRLARHRLTKEHPGQTLDATGLVHEAFLRLMPAGRAAGQEQHWQGRAHFFAAAAEAMRRILVESARRKRSLKHGGNLHRHSTNDLHLAVEVPPDDVLAVDESLERLAAIDAQAAQVVKLHFFAGMTLDEVAAALEISSRTAHRNWAFARACLARMLGKTEE